From a region of the Streptacidiphilus albus JL83 genome:
- a CDS encoding UDP-N-acetylmuramate dehydrogenase: MNVRHQVPLAPLTTLGIGGSAETLVEYRDPGSFFDVVQLVHEHGGQPVALGGGSNVLASDAGCRGPVIHMTTCGITLREAPDGDGVLVTAEAGHPLQDLVETTVAECLTGIETLVGIPGTVGATPVQNVGAYGQEVGDTLVEVDAWDWQQNRAVTLDAAACRLGHRTSVFKHTARWTLLRVTLRLTRSKLSRPIDYRAVADHLGVAPGTRVLLDDAARAVLAVRRSKGMVLDPTDPDNRSAGSVFLSPQLDPPQAAALRARGIPLHDFSDGTTRVSSSWLIKDAGFTLGQQLAPGIRISSKQYTLIAEGPATSAAFAQATEVIATQVHRETGVLLRPELDLLGSESTYERLQIQ; the protein is encoded by the coding sequence GTGAACGTCCGTCACCAGGTCCCACTGGCCCCACTGACCACCCTGGGCATCGGCGGTAGCGCTGAAACCCTGGTGGAGTACAGGGACCCCGGGTCCTTCTTCGACGTGGTCCAACTCGTTCACGAGCACGGCGGTCAGCCGGTGGCCCTGGGCGGCGGCAGCAATGTGCTGGCCTCCGACGCCGGCTGCCGGGGACCGGTCATCCACATGACCACCTGCGGCATCACTTTGCGCGAGGCCCCGGACGGCGACGGCGTTCTGGTTACCGCCGAGGCCGGCCACCCACTCCAGGACCTCGTCGAGACCACCGTGGCCGAATGCCTCACCGGCATCGAGACCCTGGTGGGCATCCCCGGCACTGTCGGCGCCACCCCGGTGCAGAACGTCGGCGCCTACGGTCAGGAAGTCGGCGACACCCTGGTCGAGGTCGACGCCTGGGACTGGCAGCAGAACCGCGCCGTCACCTTGGACGCGGCGGCCTGCCGACTCGGCCACCGCACCAGCGTCTTCAAGCACACCGCACGCTGGACCCTGCTGCGGGTCACCCTCCGGCTCACGCGCTCCAAGCTCAGCCGGCCGATCGACTACCGCGCGGTCGCCGACCACCTCGGCGTCGCCCCGGGCACCCGAGTCCTGCTGGACGACGCCGCCCGGGCCGTACTGGCCGTCAGGCGGTCGAAAGGCATGGTTCTGGACCCCACCGACCCGGACAACCGCTCGGCGGGCAGCGTCTTCCTCAGCCCGCAGCTCGACCCGCCCCAGGCCGCCGCCCTGCGGGCCAGGGGCATCCCGCTCCATGACTTCTCCGACGGCACCACCCGCGTCAGCTCCAGCTGGCTCATCAAGGATGCCGGGTTCACCCTCGGCCAGCAGCTCGCCCCGGGCATCCGAATCTCCAGCAAGCAGTACACCCTCATCGCCGAAGGACCAGCCACCTCAGCCGCATTCGCCCAGGCCACCGAGGTGATCGCCACCCAGGTCCATCGTGAGACGGGAGTGCTCCTGCGCCCGGAACTCGACCTCCTCGGCAGCGAGTCGACCTATGAACGGCTCCAGATCCAGTAA
- a CDS encoding NUDIX hydrolase, translating to MSEIVKRSARVILLDGDELVLMRRTKPGRGPYWVTVGGGVESTDASVEAALHREVAEELGGTLHTPQLVHLITDELDGGIGVQHIFVARLKDMDLDRRTGTEFSKPERGGYDVVRIPFTRDALGGIDLMPPQLAEFVVANAAAIRSVSEW from the coding sequence ATGTCGGAGATCGTCAAGCGAAGTGCCCGCGTGATTCTGCTGGACGGCGACGAGCTGGTGCTGATGAGGCGCACCAAGCCGGGTCGCGGGCCGTACTGGGTGACGGTCGGTGGCGGGGTCGAGTCCACGGACGCCAGCGTCGAGGCTGCCCTGCACCGGGAGGTGGCCGAGGAACTCGGCGGCACCCTGCACACCCCGCAGCTCGTCCACCTGATCACCGACGAACTGGACGGCGGCATCGGCGTCCAGCACATCTTCGTGGCTCGGTTGAAGGACATGGACCTGGACCGCCGCACCGGAACCGAGTTCAGCAAGCCCGAGCGCGGCGGCTACGACGTCGTCCGAATCCCCTTCACCCGGGACGCGCTGGGCGGGATCGACCTGATGCCGCCACAGCTGGCCGAGTTCGTCGTCGCCAACGCCGCCGCGATCCGATCGGTCAGCGAGTGGTGA
- a CDS encoding DinB family protein, with translation MKLNDPKDDLHRYLRAAREAVVWKLDGLSEYDIRRPLTPTGTNLLGLVKHLAGVELGYFGPTFGRPHGEDLPWEEEGAEPNADMWAGADESRESVVGLYRRAWAHSDATIETLPLDAGGHVEWWGDQGDVTLQRIMLHVTAETNRHAGHADIVRELIDGEVGMRASHSNVFGGDEAWFQGYWDRLEAAAKEAQAEVG, from the coding sequence ATGAAGCTCAATGATCCCAAGGACGACCTGCACCGCTATCTGAGGGCGGCCCGCGAGGCCGTGGTCTGGAAGCTGGACGGACTGTCCGAGTACGACATCCGTCGGCCCCTGACGCCCACCGGCACCAACCTCCTCGGCCTGGTCAAGCACCTCGCCGGCGTCGAACTCGGTTACTTCGGCCCGACCTTCGGCCGCCCGCACGGCGAAGACCTCCCCTGGGAGGAGGAGGGCGCCGAGCCCAACGCGGACATGTGGGCTGGCGCCGACGAGTCGCGCGAGTCCGTCGTCGGCCTCTACCGGCGCGCCTGGGCGCACTCGGACGCGACGATCGAGACACTGCCGCTCGACGCGGGCGGCCACGTCGAATGGTGGGGCGACCAGGGCGACGTGACGCTCCAGCGGATCATGCTGCATGTGACGGCCGAGACCAACCGTCACGCCGGTCACGCCGACATCGTCCGCGAGCTGATCGACGGCGAGGTCGGCATGCGGGCGTCCCACAGCAATGTGTTCGGCGGCGACGAGGCCTGGTTCCAGGGGTACTGGGACAGGCTGGAGGCGGCCGCCAAGGAGGCCCAGGCCGAGGTGGGTTGA
- a CDS encoding PhzF family phenazine biosynthesis isomerase has protein sequence MTTETRTEILRYSAFTTDPAAGNPAGVVLDATAIDAERMLAIAAEVGYSETAFVTARDDRQRRFQVRYFSPLTEVPFCGHATVATAVALAERIGAGDLLFDTAAGEIRVATVIDAEGVAQAELTSVPTRSRPAGDEELDAALGALGWARADLDPALPPHVAFGGVEHLVLAAATRARLADLDYDFDGLAAVMRTHGWTTVQLLWRESADRYHARDPFPIGGVVEDPATGAAAAAFGGYLRAIGEVREPATIRVRQGEDMGRPSELTVTVDPADARVRVAGRAVPIAD, from the coding sequence ATGACTACCGAGACCCGTACCGAGATCCTGCGCTACTCCGCCTTCACCACCGATCCCGCCGCCGGGAACCCGGCCGGCGTGGTGCTCGACGCGACCGCCATCGACGCGGAGCGGATGCTCGCCATCGCCGCCGAGGTCGGCTACTCCGAAACCGCCTTCGTCACGGCCCGGGACGACCGGCAACGACGTTTCCAGGTGCGGTACTTCAGCCCGCTGACCGAGGTCCCCTTCTGCGGCCACGCCACCGTGGCGACCGCCGTCGCGCTGGCCGAGCGGATCGGCGCCGGAGACCTGCTCTTCGACACCGCGGCGGGGGAGATCCGGGTGGCGACCGTGATCGACGCCGAGGGGGTGGCGCAGGCCGAGCTGACCAGCGTGCCCACCCGCTCCCGTCCGGCCGGGGACGAGGAACTGGACGCCGCGCTCGGCGCCCTGGGCTGGGCGCGCGCCGACCTCGACCCGGCCCTGCCGCCGCACGTCGCCTTCGGCGGCGTCGAGCACCTGGTCCTGGCCGCCGCGACCCGGGCCCGACTGGCCGACCTGGACTACGACTTCGACGGCCTCGCCGCCGTGATGCGGACCCACGGCTGGACCACGGTGCAGCTGCTCTGGCGCGAGTCGGCGGACCGGTACCACGCCCGCGACCCCTTCCCGATCGGCGGCGTCGTGGAGGACCCGGCGACCGGCGCGGCGGCAGCCGCGTTCGGCGGCTACCTGCGGGCCATCGGCGAGGTGCGGGAGCCGGCGACGATCCGGGTCCGCCAGGGCGAGGACATGGGACGGCCCAGCGAACTGACGGTCACGGTGGACCCGGCCGACGCCCGGGTGCGGGTGGCCGGGCGGGCGGTCCCGATCGCCGACTGA
- a CDS encoding MFS transporter produces MTTASVTTASRDAGPSPLRRWGTLAICATAALLLGIDNTVLNLAIPDLVQAMRPSTTQVLWIADAYSFALGSLLVVMGSLGDRIGRKRLLLIGAGCFGLASLLTAYSGNPDLLIAARMLQGAAGATVMPSTASLIRSTFAEPKQRTLAMGIFAGVGGAGFALGPVIGGLLLDHFWWGSVFLINIPVMLLILVLGPVLLVESRNPAPGRFDLLSLLLSVVGLFSVIYAIQTGAHDGFTEPQVLTAAVVGVLALAAFGLRQSRIGNPMIDLPLLRNRAFAGSVGANLITILSVSALSLAFSQYFQDVRGWTPLHTGLALLAGPVGAMIGGPGCAAVIKWLGRAATVSLGLGLMAVSMAVFALVGIHTPYLELAPAVVVNGIGMGLIFGTTNDTMLATAPKERAGGAAAIGETAMELGSGLGIAVLGSILTSAYRSGLHLPAGLLPASAAAARETVGGGMATGAALPAPQGPALVASAQQAFVHGMHLAILIGAALLACGAVATLFALRGVPAVIAEEDADTGADAEADAGVDGPVSAPAAARG; encoded by the coding sequence ATGACCACCGCATCCGTCACCACCGCGTCCCGGGACGCCGGCCCCTCGCCGCTCCGCCGCTGGGGGACCCTCGCCATCTGCGCCACGGCAGCGCTGCTGCTCGGCATCGACAACACCGTCCTCAACCTCGCCATCCCGGACCTGGTCCAGGCGATGCGGCCGTCCACCACCCAGGTGCTGTGGATTGCCGACGCCTACAGCTTCGCCCTCGGCAGCCTGCTCGTCGTCATGGGCAGCCTCGGCGACCGGATCGGCCGCAAGCGGCTGCTCCTGATCGGCGCGGGCTGCTTCGGACTGGCCTCGCTGCTCACCGCCTACTCCGGCAACCCCGACCTGCTGATCGCCGCCCGGATGCTGCAGGGCGCCGCCGGGGCCACGGTGATGCCGTCCACCGCCTCGCTGATCCGCTCGACCTTCGCCGAGCCCAAGCAGCGCACCCTGGCCATGGGCATCTTCGCGGGTGTCGGCGGAGCCGGCTTCGCCCTCGGCCCGGTCATCGGCGGGTTGCTGCTGGACCACTTCTGGTGGGGCTCGGTCTTCCTGATCAACATCCCGGTGATGCTGCTGATCCTGGTCCTCGGTCCCGTACTGCTGGTCGAGTCCCGGAACCCGGCGCCCGGCCGCTTCGACCTCCTCAGCCTGCTGCTCTCCGTGGTCGGCCTGTTCAGCGTGATCTACGCGATCCAGACCGGCGCCCACGACGGCTTCACCGAGCCGCAGGTGCTGACCGCCGCCGTCGTCGGCGTGCTGGCCCTGGCCGCGTTCGGCCTGCGCCAGTCGCGGATCGGCAACCCGATGATCGACCTGCCGCTGCTGCGGAACCGCGCCTTCGCCGGATCGGTCGGCGCCAACCTGATCACCATCCTGTCCGTCTCCGCGCTCTCGCTCGCCTTCTCCCAGTACTTCCAGGACGTGCGCGGCTGGACGCCGCTGCACACCGGCCTCGCCCTGCTCGCCGGACCGGTCGGGGCGATGATCGGCGGACCGGGCTGCGCGGCGGTGATCAAGTGGTTGGGCCGGGCGGCCACCGTCTCCCTGGGCCTCGGCCTGATGGCCGTCAGCATGGCCGTCTTCGCCCTGGTGGGCATCCACACCCCGTACCTGGAGCTGGCCCCGGCGGTCGTCGTCAACGGCATCGGTATGGGCCTGATCTTCGGCACCACCAACGACACCATGCTCGCCACCGCGCCCAAGGAGCGTGCCGGAGGCGCCGCCGCGATCGGGGAGACCGCGATGGAGCTCGGCAGCGGCCTCGGCATCGCGGTCCTCGGCTCCATCCTCACCAGCGCCTACCGCTCCGGTCTGCACCTGCCGGCCGGGCTGCTCCCGGCCTCGGCCGCCGCCGCCCGGGAGACCGTCGGCGGCGGGATGGCCACCGGCGCGGCGCTGCCCGCCCCGCAGGGCCCGGCGCTGGTCGCGTCCGCGCAGCAGGCCTTCGTCCACGGGATGCACCTCGCCATCCTGATCGGCGCCGCCCTGCTCGCCTGCGGGGCGGTCGCCACCCTCTTCGCCCTGCGCGGCGTGCCCGCGGTGATCGCCGAGGAGGACGCGGACACGGGGGCGGACGCGGAGGCGGACGCGGGGGTGGACGGCCCGGTGTCCGCCCCCGCCGCAGCGCGCGGGTGA
- a CDS encoding BTAD domain-containing putative transcriptional regulator has translation MIGAGRTVGDPGALRVGILGSTQAWTGGGAAVALGGPGRRAALALLALEAGRIVPVQRLVDGLYGEEAPAGVGNALQSQISRLRAALRVPGEPDPIENHPAGYRLALGAEQVDAHRFTRLAAAGRRALDAGDHADAVEQLGAALALWRGPALADVADAPFAAAQRSRLEELRLAATEDRAEARTALGEPREAAADLRELVAAHPLRERPAALLVLALHADGRQAEALAAWSRAREALAEELGADPGPELAAAQLTVLRGPAEPAPRPVAAVASGRSSLPVRLSALIGREQELVRIDEALGWGRLLTLTGPGGAGKTRTAVESAARYGGDSCFADLSGLTDGTDLAQTVLSALGLRGSTLLGPAEGPLPLARLTAALTERPLLLVLDNCEHLIADAARLAADLLAACPELRILATSREALAITGEQLLPLPPLPEAAALQLFAERAAAVQPAFDAEREAGTVAEICRRLDGLPLAIELAAARLRSLTPRQVADRLDDRFRLLTGGSRVAQPRQQTLRAVVDWSWDLLPEAERAVLRRASVFAGGWTLEAAEAVCAQGPGDRPEEVLELVAALVDKSLVIARQPAPGEPDGVRYRMLQTVRAYAAERLADSGEQQRTRRAHLDHFLALATTAGPYLRTAEQLHWLQLLAADHDNLHAALRGADTGTALRLMDELAGYWLLRGLRHEGGPHARRILDALGPAPVALPAGATEEQYAICVLLGRQGEHGLAEPTGHLAAVAELMEAFQRTPPHNPALTLLWAPVSGVPRKLDELTPEETAQWLDDPWYKGLFHAGRGFWHWYMNADAEAADREFSASVTQYRSLGDRWGTIIALTELASVVHTLGDRDRARELTAEALRSATELGATEDTADVLCGRAERAAQAGELDAAQADAEEAAALFRRTGLSETVPRALLCLATVARLRGDLPAARAQGEAVLAETNAGWFGGDWLLFGARLELARTDQAAGDLAAARARYRQALTPDIDDRNLPALAQAADAVADLVRAEGDPEQAAFLLGLARALRRSEGAPSVDRRRTADAVGAALGAAGYEQARARGAALRPEAAVAALIEVAQRP, from the coding sequence ATGATCGGAGCCGGGCGCACTGTGGGGGATCCGGGCGCGCTGAGAGTCGGGATCCTGGGCAGCACCCAGGCATGGACCGGAGGCGGCGCAGCGGTCGCCCTCGGCGGGCCGGGCCGGAGGGCCGCGCTGGCGCTGCTGGCCCTGGAGGCCGGACGGATCGTCCCGGTGCAGCGGCTGGTCGACGGCCTCTACGGCGAGGAGGCCCCGGCCGGGGTCGGCAACGCGCTCCAGTCGCAGATCTCCCGTCTCCGCGCCGCCCTGCGCGTCCCCGGCGAGCCCGACCCGATCGAGAACCACCCGGCCGGCTACCGGCTGGCCCTGGGCGCCGAACAGGTCGACGCCCACCGCTTCACCCGGCTCGCCGCCGCCGGACGCCGGGCGCTCGACGCCGGCGACCACGCCGACGCGGTCGAGCAGCTCGGCGCCGCCCTCGCCCTGTGGCGCGGCCCCGCGCTGGCCGATGTCGCCGACGCGCCCTTCGCCGCCGCCCAGCGCAGTCGGTTGGAGGAGCTGCGGCTCGCCGCGACCGAGGACCGGGCCGAGGCCAGGACCGCCCTCGGCGAACCGCGCGAGGCCGCCGCCGATCTGCGCGAACTGGTCGCCGCCCATCCGCTGCGGGAGCGTCCGGCCGCCCTGCTGGTGCTGGCGCTGCACGCCGACGGGCGGCAGGCCGAGGCCCTGGCCGCGTGGAGCCGGGCCCGGGAGGCGCTGGCCGAGGAGCTGGGCGCCGACCCCGGCCCGGAGTTGGCCGCCGCCCAGCTGACCGTGTTGCGCGGCCCCGCCGAGCCGGCGCCCCGCCCGGTGGCGGCCGTGGCCTCAGGACGGTCGAGCCTCCCGGTCCGGCTCAGCGCGCTGATCGGCCGTGAGCAGGAACTCGTCCGGATCGACGAGGCGCTGGGCTGGGGGCGACTGCTCACCCTGACCGGCCCCGGGGGCGCGGGCAAGACCCGGACCGCCGTCGAGAGCGCCGCCCGGTACGGCGGCGACAGCTGCTTCGCGGACCTGTCCGGGCTCACCGACGGCACCGACCTCGCCCAGACCGTGCTCAGCGCCCTCGGCCTGCGCGGTTCCACCCTGCTCGGCCCGGCCGAAGGACCGCTGCCGCTGGCCCGGCTCACCGCCGCGCTGACGGAGCGACCGCTGCTGCTGGTCCTCGACAACTGCGAGCACCTGATCGCGGACGCCGCCCGGCTCGCCGCCGACCTCCTGGCCGCCTGCCCCGAGCTGCGGATCCTGGCCACCAGCCGGGAGGCGCTGGCCATCACCGGCGAGCAGCTGCTGCCGCTGCCGCCGCTGCCCGAGGCTGCGGCGCTCCAGCTGTTCGCCGAGCGCGCCGCCGCCGTCCAGCCCGCCTTCGACGCCGAGCGCGAGGCCGGGACCGTGGCCGAGATCTGCCGCCGCCTCGACGGGCTGCCGCTCGCCATCGAGCTGGCCGCCGCCCGGCTGCGCTCGCTGACCCCGCGCCAGGTAGCGGACCGGCTCGACGACCGGTTCCGGCTGCTCACCGGGGGCAGCCGGGTCGCCCAGCCGCGCCAGCAGACCCTGCGCGCCGTCGTCGACTGGAGCTGGGACCTGCTGCCCGAGGCCGAACGCGCGGTGCTGCGCCGCGCCTCCGTCTTCGCCGGCGGCTGGACCCTGGAGGCGGCCGAGGCCGTCTGCGCGCAGGGCCCCGGGGACCGGCCGGAGGAGGTCCTGGAACTGGTCGCCGCGCTGGTCGACAAGTCGCTGGTGATCGCCAGGCAGCCGGCTCCCGGGGAACCGGACGGGGTCCGCTACCGGATGCTGCAGACGGTCCGCGCCTACGCCGCCGAACGCCTCGCCGACTCCGGGGAGCAGCAGCGGACCCGCCGGGCCCACCTGGACCACTTCCTGGCCCTGGCCACCACCGCCGGGCCGTACCTGCGCACCGCCGAGCAGCTGCACTGGCTGCAGCTGCTGGCGGCCGATCACGACAACCTCCACGCCGCGCTGCGCGGCGCCGACACCGGCACCGCGCTGCGGCTGATGGACGAGCTGGCCGGCTACTGGCTGCTGCGCGGCCTGCGGCACGAGGGCGGCCCGCACGCCCGCCGGATCCTGGACGCCCTCGGTCCCGCCCCGGTCGCCCTGCCCGCCGGGGCGACCGAGGAGCAGTACGCGATCTGCGTGCTGCTGGGCCGCCAGGGCGAGCACGGCCTGGCCGAGCCGACCGGGCACCTCGCCGCCGTCGCCGAGCTGATGGAGGCGTTCCAGCGCACGCCCCCGCACAACCCGGCGCTCACCCTGCTCTGGGCGCCGGTCTCCGGCGTCCCGCGCAAGCTCGACGAGCTCACCCCGGAAGAGACGGCCCAGTGGCTCGACGACCCCTGGTACAAGGGCCTGTTCCACGCCGGGCGGGGATTCTGGCACTGGTACATGAACGCCGACGCCGAGGCCGCCGACCGCGAGTTCAGCGCCTCCGTCACCCAGTACCGGAGTCTCGGCGACCGCTGGGGCACGATCATCGCGCTCACCGAGCTCGCCTCGGTCGTGCACACCCTCGGCGACCGGGACCGCGCCCGGGAGCTCACCGCCGAGGCCCTGCGCTCCGCCACCGAGCTGGGCGCGACCGAGGACACCGCCGACGTCCTCTGCGGCCGGGCCGAACGGGCGGCCCAGGCCGGTGAGTTGGACGCCGCCCAGGCCGATGCCGAGGAGGCCGCCGCACTGTTCCGGCGCACCGGCCTGAGCGAGACCGTCCCCCGGGCGCTGCTCTGCCTGGCCACGGTCGCCCGGCTGCGCGGCGACCTGCCGGCCGCGCGCGCCCAGGGGGAGGCCGTCCTCGCGGAGACCAACGCCGGCTGGTTCGGCGGCGACTGGCTGCTGTTCGGGGCCCGGCTCGAACTCGCCCGCACCGACCAGGCGGCCGGCGACCTCGCCGCCGCCCGCGCCCGCTACCGCCAGGCGCTGACCCCGGACATCGACGACCGCAACCTGCCCGCACTGGCCCAGGCCGCCGACGCCGTCGCCGACCTGGTCCGCGCGGAGGGCGACCCGGAGCAGGCCGCGTTCCTGCTCGGCCTCGCCCGGGCGCTGCGCCGCAGCGAGGGCGCGCCGAGTGTGGACCGTCGCCGGACGGCCGACGCGGTCGGCGCGGCACTCGGCGCCGCCGGCTACGAGCAGGCCCGCGCCAGGGGCGCGGCGCTGCGTCCGGAGGCCGCCGTCGCCGCGCTGATCGAGGTCGCCCAACGGCCCTGA